A genomic segment from Desulfonatronum lacustre DSM 10312 encodes:
- a CDS encoding substrate-binding periplasmic protein — protein MPTQIMPASRKFTWKGLAIALLFLLLCPLPSVSSAQARGLEEIRESGELRACIVPATPAYVTFADPACLEDCRVSGPVPRVVEAVAAALGSDVRPIFHRLEWDEQFHNAEGRTALEAEYTPYHLETGRCDVYPTHLTKNEWRLKKLDFAILFLNRIMVIVHQDRLPEFTSMDDLAGKTAGVALNTSLHTWVLEQNQEAFRDDPIQIRLIDFGAELGSVESGLADFTLLDAEVSLWESVNRFQDLNVAFPVGPMEEIGWAFSRQNQDLRDVVQAFFTEQVRTETSALNSIWKEEYGLTLSQFRALIQATQ, from the coding sequence ATGCCCACCCAGATCATGCCCGCATCCCGCAAGTTCACCTGGAAAGGCCTTGCCATCGCTCTGCTTTTCCTCCTGCTCTGCCCGCTCCCTTCCGTCTCCTCGGCCCAGGCCCGCGGCCTGGAGGAAATCCGGGAGTCCGGAGAACTGCGGGCCTGTATCGTCCCGGCGACCCCGGCCTATGTGACTTTTGCCGATCCGGCCTGCCTGGAGGATTGCCGGGTCTCCGGGCCGGTCCCCAGAGTGGTGGAGGCCGTGGCCGCGGCCTTGGGATCTGACGTCCGTCCGATTTTTCATCGTCTGGAGTGGGATGAACAGTTTCATAACGCCGAAGGCCGGACCGCCCTGGAGGCCGAATACACTCCGTACCACCTGGAAACCGGACGTTGCGACGTCTACCCCACCCACCTGACCAAGAATGAATGGCGGCTGAAAAAATTGGATTTCGCCATCCTGTTTCTCAACCGGATCATGGTCATCGTCCATCAGGACCGGCTGCCCGAGTTCACATCCATGGACGATCTGGCCGGAAAAACAGCCGGGGTGGCGTTGAACACCAGTCTGCACACCTGGGTCCTGGAGCAAAATCAGGAGGCGTTCCGGGACGACCCGATCCAGATACGGCTGATCGACTTCGGAGCAGAACTGGGTTCCGTGGAGTCCGGGCTCGCGGACTTCACGCTGTTGGACGCGGAAGTTTCCCTGTGGGAGTCCGTGAACCGCTTCCAGGATCTGAATGTGGCCTTTCCTGTGGGACCGATGGAAGAAATCGGCTGGGCCTTCAGTCGCCAAAACCAGGATCTGCGGGATGTTGTGCAAGCCTTCTTCACCGAACAAGTCAGGACCGAAACCTCGGCCTTGAACAGCATCTGGAAAGAGGAGTACGGACTGACCCTGAGCCAGTTCCGGGCTTTGATCCAGGCTACCCAGTAG